The Penaeus vannamei isolate JL-2024 chromosome 13, ASM4276789v1, whole genome shotgun sequence genome window below encodes:
- the LOC138863769 gene encoding golgin subfamily A member 6-like protein 6 → MRSIRVDGCEEMRDDGSGQHLWIGVLHGLNELEGARTREMDAVQDESTRREYKTKVQDESKRRKYKTKVQNESTRRKYKTRVQDESTSREYKARVQDESTRREYKTKYKSKVQDESTRREYKAKVQEKYKKVQDESTRRKYKTREREKVQDESTRRKYKTRVQDESTRRKYKTRVQDYESTRRYLQVESTRRKYKTRSTRDERVQDEDKTRVQDEEGTRRESRETQEYKTKVQVKTKSTREAMTRKSSDCARRKYKTKVQDESTKRKYKTRVQGRISGIKSSTFEEVMLAYALKSPNLQDEYWGTSSASPTCHTGLQPNRSRAATTSRLLTSRPRRRYL, encoded by the exons ATGAGGTCAATCAGAGTTGATGGCTGTGAGGAGATGAGAGACGACGGAAGTGGTCAGCATCTGTGGATTGGTGTATTACATGGACTTAATGAGCTAGAAGGAGCGAGAACGAGGGAGATGGacgcgg tacaagacgagagtacaagacgagagtacaagacgaaagtacaagacgagagtaaaagacgaaagtacaagacaaAAGTACaaaacgaaagtacaagacgaaagtacaagacgagagtacaagacgaaagtacaagtcgAGAGTACAAGGcgagagtacaagacgaaagtacaaggcgagagtacaagacgaaa tacaagtcgaaagtacaagacgaaagtacaagacgagagtacaagGCGAAAGTACAAGAGAAGTACaagaaagtacaagacgaaagtacaagacgaaagtacaagacgagagagagagagaaagtacaagacgaaagtacaagacgaaagtacaagacgagagtacaagacgaaagtacaagacgaaagtacaagacgagagtacaagacTATGAAAGTACAAGACGATATTTACAagtcgaaagtacaagacgaaagtacaagacgagaaGTACAAGAGACGAGAGAGTACAAGACGAAGacaagacgagagtacaagacGAGGAAGGTACAAGACGAGAAAGTAGAGAGACACaagagtacaagacgaaagtacaagtcaAGACGAAAAGTACACGAGAGGCGATGACACGAAAAAGCAGTGATTGcgcaagacgaaagtacaagacgaaagtacaagacgaaagtacaaaacgaaagtacaagacgagagtacaGGGGAG AATCTCTGGCATTAAATCATCCACTTTCGAGGAAGTAATGTT ggcatatgccttGAAGTCGCCCAACTTGCAAGATGAGTACTGGGGCACGTCCTCTGCCTCGCCCACCTGCCACACGGGTCTGCAGCCGAACCGAAGCCGGGCAGCCACCACATCACGTCTTCTGACCAGCAGACCGCGGCGTCGCTACCTGTAA